The Verrucomicrobiota bacterium genome has a segment encoding these proteins:
- a CDS encoding PQQ-binding-like beta-propeller repeat protein, with protein sequence MKLTFSVLLLLWISSVEQPVLGESRWPQFRGANAEGVAEGKPPVEFGPATNLLWQTALPAGHSSPCIWGDHIFLTALDGQKLETISLQRRTGNILWRSTAPAEQIEKSHPTGSPAASTAATDGRNVYVYFGSFGLLCYDFKGKELWRKSLPMPVTGYGSGSSPVVAGKRLLLNFDQDGGSFLLAVDARSGKTLWKTERPGFVRGFATPLVLEQGGKGAVVVAGNNRVVSYDLKDGSEKWSARGLPGYDVCPTPVSGDGLVFVAGLGNPALPGSITLPSFAEYSATADKNKDGKITLEEMPSGPLKSNFGILDPNHDGAITADEWAAAAKNFAHGENSLFAVRPGGHGDVTDSQVVWKQKRGVPRISSPLFYRERIYVVKDGGILSCFNAKDGTPVWQEERVGAEGDYYASPVAADGKIYVASKRGAVSVVEAGETLNVIARNNLGEEIMATPAIVGDTLYVRTANHLYAFGQAKR encoded by the coding sequence ATGAAATTAACTTTTTCCGTTCTCTTGCTGCTTTGGATTTCGTCAGTCGAACAACCGGTGTTGGGCGAGTCGCGCTGGCCGCAGTTTCGCGGTGCCAACGCCGAAGGCGTGGCGGAAGGGAAACCGCCAGTCGAGTTCGGACCAGCCACAAATCTTCTGTGGCAGACGGCGTTGCCGGCGGGTCATTCCTCTCCATGCATCTGGGGCGATCACATTTTTCTGACCGCGTTGGACGGCCAGAAACTGGAAACGATCTCTCTTCAACGGCGCACTGGTAATATCCTATGGCGAAGCACGGCGCCGGCGGAACAGATCGAGAAGTCACACCCGACAGGGAGTCCAGCCGCTTCAACGGCGGCCACGGACGGACGAAACGTCTATGTCTATTTCGGTTCGTTCGGATTGCTATGTTACGATTTCAAAGGAAAGGAACTTTGGCGCAAGTCGCTGCCGATGCCGGTCACGGGTTACGGCTCCGGCAGTTCGCCAGTAGTGGCCGGAAAACGGCTGTTGCTCAACTTCGATCAGGATGGCGGCTCGTTTCTGTTGGCCGTGGATGCGCGTTCCGGCAAGACGCTCTGGAAAACCGAGCGGCCGGGGTTCGTCCGTGGGTTTGCCACGCCGCTGGTGCTTGAGCAGGGAGGCAAAGGAGCGGTCGTCGTGGCCGGTAACAACCGCGTCGTGTCCTATGATTTGAAAGATGGAAGTGAGAAATGGTCGGCGCGCGGTTTGCCGGGATACGATGTCTGTCCCACACCGGTAAGTGGTGACGGGTTGGTTTTCGTCGCGGGTCTGGGCAACCCCGCTTTGCCAGGGTCCATCACGCTGCCTTCCTTTGCCGAATACAGCGCGACGGCAGACAAGAACAAAGATGGCAAAATCACATTGGAGGAAATGCCATCCGGGCCGCTCAAAAGTAATTTTGGTATCCTCGATCCCAACCACGACGGCGCCATCACCGCCGATGAATGGGCAGCGGCGGCCAAGAATTTTGCGCACGGCGAGAACTCACTTTTTGCCGTTCGTCCCGGAGGCCACGGTGACGTTACCGACTCGCAGGTCGTCTGGAAACAAAAGCGCGGGGTGCCGCGTATCTCTTCGCCTTTGTTTTATCGCGAGCGAATCTATGTGGTCAAAGACGGCGGCATTCTCTCCTGTTTCAACGCGAAGGACGGAACTCCCGTGTGGCAGGAGGAGCGCGTGGGCGCAGAAGGGGATTATTACGCGTCGCCCGTCGCCGCCGACGGAAAGATATACGTCGCCTCGAAACGCGGTGCCGTATCGGTGGTCGAGGCGGGTGAGACTTTGAATGTGATCGCCCGAAACAATCTTGGCGAAGAAATCATGGCTACGCCCGCGATTGTTGGGGACACGCTTTACGTGCGGACAGCAAATCATCTTTACGCCTTTGGCCAGGCGAAGCGTTGA
- a CDS encoding M48 family metallopeptidase, with amino-acid sequence MNPTSVVAGIVLALVLAKWGMELWLAWLNQRHVRANAGAVPAACKETVDANTYARSVEYTLAKNRLNQIETSYDTAVLLLVLFSGLLPWGFNSSVHRLGESAWAMAAFLFVAGIALALPGLPFDWYAQFRLEERFGFNTTTAKLWWSDRLKALLLALALGYPLLALILKIVEWTGAAWWWWAWGCVLAFQLLMVVLAPVLILPLFNKFTALPEGSLRERLLALARRTGFRAKGLQVMDGSKRSRHSNAFFTGFGRYRKIVLFDTLIQQLGEPELEAVLAHEIGHYKKRHIPKMLGWSAVSSLAGLYLVAWLAMQDWFYRAFGFEPGNVTPALLLFALLAGTVTFWFSPLAHWWSRRYEYQADAYAAAAMGETISLIGALRKLNAKNLSNLTPHPFYSGFYYSHPTLLEREQALRHAAA; translated from the coding sequence ATGAATCCAACTTCCGTTGTTGCGGGAATCGTTCTGGCGTTGGTCCTCGCCAAATGGGGAATGGAACTCTGGCTCGCCTGGCTTAACCAACGCCACGTTCGGGCAAATGCCGGCGCGGTGCCTGCGGCCTGCAAAGAGACGGTGGACGCGAACACCTACGCCCGGTCCGTGGAATATACACTGGCCAAGAACAGGCTGAATCAGATTGAAACCAGCTACGACACCGCGGTGCTGCTGCTGGTGCTCTTCAGCGGATTGCTGCCATGGGGTTTCAACTCATCTGTTCATCGGTTGGGCGAATCGGCCTGGGCAATGGCGGCATTTCTTTTTGTGGCCGGAATTGCGCTGGCGCTACCCGGACTTCCCTTCGACTGGTATGCGCAGTTCCGGCTGGAGGAGCGGTTCGGATTCAACACCACCACGGCGAAACTTTGGTGGAGCGACAGACTGAAAGCCCTGCTGCTCGCCCTGGCGCTGGGTTATCCGCTGCTCGCGCTGATCCTAAAAATCGTCGAGTGGACGGGAGCGGCGTGGTGGTGGTGGGCGTGGGGTTGCGTGCTCGCTTTTCAATTGTTGATGGTGGTTTTGGCGCCTGTCCTCATCCTGCCGTTGTTCAACAAGTTCACCGCGCTGCCGGAAGGAAGTTTGCGGGAACGGCTGCTCGCGTTAGCCAGGCGAACGGGTTTCCGCGCGAAAGGCCTTCAGGTGATGGACGGCAGCAAACGGTCGCGCCACTCGAACGCCTTCTTCACCGGCTTCGGGCGTTACCGGAAAATTGTGCTGTTTGACACGCTGATTCAACAGTTGGGCGAGCCAGAACTGGAAGCGGTGCTGGCGCACGAGATCGGGCACTACAAGAAAAGGCACATCCCGAAAATGCTCGGATGGTCGGCGGTGAGTTCACTCGCAGGACTTTACCTGGTGGCGTGGCTGGCGATGCAGGATTGGTTTTATCGCGCGTTCGGTTTTGAACCTGGCAACGTCACGCCCGCGCTGTTGTTGTTTGCACTACTCGCGGGCACGGTGACGTTCTGGTTTTCGCCGCTGGCGCACTGGTGGTCGCGGCGTTACGAATATCAGGCCGACGCCTACGCTGCCGCCGCGATGGGTGAAACGATTTCCCTGATTGGCGCGTTGCGAAAACTAAACGCCAAGAATCTGAGCAACCTCACTCCACACCCATTCTATAGTGGCTTCTATTATTCCCACCCGACCTTACTGGAACGCGAGCAAGCGCTCCGCCACGCGGCTGCCTGA
- a CDS encoding isoamylase early set domain-containing protein, whose translation MAKQILDRHKVAFTLFAPEAQNVLLAGNFTDWDRAPVSLKRQKNGLWKTTLTLQPGAYEYRLLVDGQWRDDPDCPTRVPNGCGSQNCVRVVN comes from the coding sequence ATGGCAAAACAAATTTTGGACAGGCACAAGGTGGCCTTCACTCTATTCGCGCCGGAGGCCCAAAACGTTCTCCTCGCGGGAAACTTCACCGATTGGGACCGCGCTCCCGTCAGTTTGAAAAGGCAAAAAAATGGTTTGTGGAAAACCACGCTCACATTGCAGCCGGGCGCTTATGAGTATCGACTGCTGGTGGACGGCCAATGGCGTGACGATCCCGATTGTCCAACGCGCGTGCCCAACGGCTGTGGCTCGCAGAATTGCGTTCGCGTCGTAAATTGA